AATTTTTTAAATAGTCTTTTAATATATAGAAGAAGTTCAATAAAAGAAATAACCCTATTGTTAGAACATAAAATAATGTTCCATACCACGCTATTTTTTTCTTTTTTAATAAGAAAATACCACAAATTAAAGATATAATAAAATAAATAAGGCCCGCGATTATTGTTAATTCTCCTTTTAAAATTAAGGCAAGGAAAAAAAATCCATATATTATAGTTATCCACGCGGCAATTTTTGTTTTTATCGGTAAAGGATTTTCAGATTTTTTTATTTTTTGTTTTTCCATTTTTTAGATTTCTTTACCCCGTTAAATCCCGCGGAGCGGGAACTGCTAAAACAATTATTTAATGGGGTGAATTTGGTTATAACCCTTCTCAAGGGCTTTTATATTTTTTTCTAATATATCTTCTGGCAGAAATGAAAATTTTTCTTTAACTTCTTCTTTTATTGTATCAAGATCCAAAACATTTGTTGCCTTTAATATAGATCCAAGCATAGGAACGTTTGGAAGGTTTTTTTGGAAAAGGTCAAAAGAAATTTTTGTCGCGTCCACAACAAAAATTTTATATTTTCCGAAATTTTCTTTGATTTTTTCCTCTGGCATTGAAGAATTAAAAACTAAAATACCTTTTTCTTTGAGTCCATCTGTAAAATTAACAAGCCCAATTAAGGTATCGTCCAAAACTACAACAACATCAGGATCTATTATTGGCTGGTTGCTTTTTATTTCCTCATTAGATATTTTTGTATAGTATTGGACAGGAGCGCCGGTTCTCTCGGGGCCGAATTCAGGGAAACTTTTTGCATATTTATCTGATCTTATTGCCCCGGTAGCTAAAATCTCAGCTGCGGTTTTACCACCCTGTCCTCCTCTTCCATGTATTCTTATTTGGAGCATAAATATAATTCTGATATAATGATTTATAATTTTAATATTTAAAAAGTCGCAAGTCAAACCTTAATTTTAAATAATAAACAAAAAAATATGTTAACAAAGAAGGGCGGTCTCTATTTTCCAAGTTCTGATTTTAAAAAAAGAGCGATTATCAAAAACAAAGAAATTTATAAAAAGTCATTAAAAAATCCGATTAAATTTTGGGAAGAAGCAGCAAATGAAATTTTATGGCAGAAAAAATGGAATAAAACTTTCTCGCACAAGCCCCCTTATTTTAGCTGGTTCTCGGGCGGGAAATTAAACATTACAGAAAATGCACTGGATAGAAATCTTGCAGAAAGAAGAAATAAGGTTGCATTAATCTGGGAGCCCGAGCCCTTTGAAGAAACACCAAGAATTCTTACTTATTATGAACTTTATAGGGCGGTAAACAGGTGCGCCAATGCCTTAAGAAAAATGGGGGTTAAGAAGGGAGATAGGGTTGGAATTTATTTGCCAATGATACCCGAGGTTTTAATTTCAATGCTTGCTTGCGCAAGAATTGGAGCTGTACACACAGTTGTTTTTTCGGCTTTTTCCTCCCAGGCCTTACAGGTGAGATTACAAGACACAGGAGCGAAGTTATTAATTACCGCTGATGGATATTATAGATCAGGCCAAGTTATAGATTTAAAAAAGAATGCTGATGAAGGAATTAAAAAAACAAAAGTTAAAAAAGTAATAGTAGTAAAAAGAGCAGGCAATAATGTTTCTATAAAGAAAGGAAAAGATTATTGGTGGAAGGATCTTATGAAAGGGGAGAGTGACTATTGCGAACCGGTTCAAATGGATAGCGAGGATTTGCAGTTTATTCTTTATACTTCAGGTTCAACCGGTAAGCCAAAAGGAATAGTTCATACTTGCGGTGGCTTTACCGTTCAGGCTTATCTTACTTCAAAATTGATTTTTGACCTAAGGGATGATGATATTTTTTGGTCAACAGCAGACATTGGCTGGATTACAGGGCATACATATTCATGCTATGGACCGTTATTAAATGGTGCAACTTTTGTTTTATTTGAAGGTTTGCCCAACTGGCCTTATCCAGAAAGGTGGTGTGATGTGATTGAAGAGCATGGAGTTACAACTTTCTATACTGCTCCTACCGCAATAAGAATGTTTCAGAAACAAATAAAAAAGATAAAACAAAAATTACAAACTCTGCAAATTATAGTTTCAGTAGGTGAACCAATTAACGAAAAGGCATGGAATTGGTATTTTGAAGAAGTTGGCAAGAAGAATTGTCCTTTACTTGATACTTGGTGGCAGACAGAGACAGGTGGAATTTTAGTAACTTCTTTACCGGGCATTGGACCCTTCAAGCCCACCTTTACAGGACTTCCATTGCCAGGCGTTAAAATTGATATTTTAGACGATAAAGGAAAATCTTTACCCAAAAACAAAGAGGGTAATCTTGTTATCTTACCGCCCTTTACACCAGGTATGTTGCGAGGAGTTTATAAGAATCACAAAAAATATGTTGAAACTTATTGGGCAGAGTATGGAGATAAAATTTACTTTACAAGCGATGGAGCGTATCGTGACAAAGATGGTCTTGTGAGAATTGTTGGCAGAGTGGATGATGTTATTAAGGTTGCAGGACATAGAGTCTCAACCGGAGAGATAGAAAATGCGATTACAAAAAACAAACACTTTATTGAATGTGCGGTTGTGGGTATGCCAGACGAGATTAAAGGTGAGGTTCCTGTAGCATTTGTTGTTTTATCCTCCAAGGGCGGACCAGCCTTGGGCTGGAAAGATATAAAGGTGAGTGAAGAACTTAAAAAGGAAGTTACGGGCGAGGTAATGAAAAGTATTGGTCCTATCTCGCTGCCCAAAGAAATTTATTTTGTTCCTGATTTGCCAAAAACAAGGAGCGGTAAAATAATGAGAAGAATTCTAAAGAGATTTTTTACAGGCGAGGAACTTGGAGATCTTTCAACTCTTGCAAATCCAGAAATTGTTGCCACCATTAAAAAAATTGTCGGGATTAAATAATTTTATGATTTTCCCTCCAGAGTTTTTAGTTTTTCTTTTAGCGATGGCGCCAATTTCGGAACTTAGAGGAGCTATTCCAACTGGCGTTGCAATTTTTGGTCTTTCTTTTTGGAAAGTTTTTTGCATTGCTTTTTTTGGAAATTTAATTCCCGTTGCCTTGATCTTATTATTTTTAGAACCTGTTTCTAAATTTTTGCGAAAGAATTCAAAGTTTTTTGATAGATTTTTCAATTGGCTTTTTGAAAAAACTAGAAAAAAAGTTTCCCCCAAAATTAAAAATTACGAGAAGTTAGGGCTTACTTTGTTTGTCGCAATACCACTTCCAATAACTGGTGGTTGGACAGGAGCGGTCGCTGCTTTTTTATTAGGGTTACCTTTTAAAGTCGCTTTTCCTTTGATTACAATTGGCGTTTTTATAGCAGGTGTTATTGTTTCTATATTAACTTTGTCAGGCGTTGCTATTGGAGAAGTTTTTGGATGGGTTACTTTTGTTCTAGCTATTTTGGTTATCTTATTTTTTTATTTTTTGTATAAGTTAATAACAAAGAAATAGTAAAAATGAAAATTTGTTTTGTTTCTGCTCATCCAATGACATATCCCGGGGGCGTTCAAAATCATATTTTAGCTTTAAAAAAAGAATATGAAAAAAGAGGGCATGAAGTAAAAATAATTTATGCCAAAGATAAATCATCTAAGAATGGAAAGAAAGACGAAATTTTATTTGGTAGGTCAGTTTATCTTCCTGGTAATGCTTCAAAAGCGAATCTAAGCTTAGAGTTTAACACCAGAAATATTAAAAAAAACTTAGAAAAAGAGGATTTTGATGTTTTACATTTTCAAAACTTTGGGATTTTTTTGCCTTGGCAGGTATTAAGGGCTTCAAGAAAAATAAAAGGAAAAAGGGCTTTGAACGTTTTAACTTTGCATGCTTTTTGGGATGCTTCAAGAATGCTCAAGATATTATCAGGATTTTTTAGTAGTTATTTTTTGCCAAAGTTTGACGCGTTAATTACTGTATCTGAGCCAGTTTCAAAGCAAATAAGGTATAATGGTATATCTGAAATTATACCAAACGGCATCGACCTTAAAAATTTTTCTCCAGAGGGCGAGAAAATAAAAAAATTCTGCGATGATAAAATAAACATTCTTTTTGTTGGCAGAATTGAAGAGAGGAAGGGATTGATTTATCTTTTAAAAGCTTTTGAAATTTTGAAAGCAAAATATAAAGACATAAGATTAATAGTTGTGGGTGATGGTTTTGATAGGAAAAAAATGGAGAGATTTGCAGAGTATAGAAAAATTCAGGATGTTTTTTTTGAGGGCGAGGCTACAAACGAAGAGTTACCAAGATATTACAGGACAGCTGATATTTGTTGTTTTCCTGCGATATTCGGAGAAGCTTTTGGAATAGTTTTACTTGAGGCTATGGCCTCAGGAAAACCGGTAGTGGCTTTTTCCAATGCGGGCTATAAAGAAGTTTTAGTTGCAAAAGGAAAGGATTTTCTTGTAGAACCAAAGAATATTAAAGGATTATCAGAAAAGTTAGAGAGATTAATTCAGAATAAAGAATTAAGAGAAAGCCTTGGTAATTGGGGTAGAATAGAGGCGGAGAAATATTCCTGGCTCAAGATTGCCTCTAAATCTTTAAATTTTTATGATAAGGTGATAAAATCAAAATCACAATAAAATTTTTATGGATAATATTACAAAAAAAGAGTTAAGGAAGATGATATTTTTTTCCCAGGAAAGAATTGAAAAAAACAAAGAAAAAATTAACAAGATTAATGTTTTTCCCGTACCGGATCAGGACACGGGTGGCAACTTAGCAAAGACGCTTGGAGGAATTAAAGAATCAATTGAAAATAAAAAATTTAAAGATTTAGATGAACTTGCAAATGCCGCACTTGATGGTGCGCTTGAGGCAGCTCAAGGGAATGCCGGTGTAATTTATACCGGATTTTTGGCCGGATTTTTGCCGGCTTTTCAGAACAGAAATCCAATCAATGCTGAAAAATTATCAACAGCCATGAGAGAAGGAGCCATTAAAGCGAGGCAGTCAATTCAAGATCCAAAAGACGGCACAATTCTTGATGTAATTGACGCTGCCGCAGAGACCATTGAAAAAGAATCAAAGAAAGATAAAGACATAGTATCTCTTTTTAAGAAGGCAACAAAAATGGCAAATGAAGCTTTACTTGCGACCCGTGATAAAATGGAAGTTTTTAAAAAAGCAAATGTAGTTGATGCAGGTGGACTTGGATATCTTATAATACTTGAAAGCTATGTTGATGCTCTTGAGGGTAGCGAGCTTAGAGAAGAAGAAGAGAGATCGTCCGAAAAAGTAAGAAAGTTTGTACAAACAATCTCTTTTAGGTACGAAGTTGTTTTTTTAATTAAGAACCAGAGAATAAAAAGAGAAGAATTAGCAAATAGGCTTGAAAAAATTGGTGATTCCATTGAAATTTTGGAAGTACAAGACAAAACAAAAGTTCATGTTCATACTGATGATCCGGATGAAGTAAAGAAAATAGCAAGGGATGCGGGAGAAATTCAGAACTTAAGAACAGAAGACATAGCAAAGGAAGTTGCAGGAGAGATTTCCGTAAAAGAAAGTTCGATTGGTATTGTTGTTGAAGAAACTTCTGATATGCCACAAAAGATAATTGATAAATACAGGCTTGGTTTTGTAAATCACATTATAGATTGGCCAGAGGGAGAAAAATTATCTGGAGATAATATTTATCAAAAAATGAGAGAAGCTGACAAAAAAGGAATTAAGTCTCTTCCAAAAACATCTCAGGCTTCTCCTAAAAAATTTCGGGATATTTTTCAGAAGGAGTTTAAAAAATTGCCAAAAAACGCAGAAATTATTTCGATTTCACTATCCTCAAAGCTCTCGGGCGCATTTAATTCTGCTAATCAAGCAAAACAAATAATGCCAAATCCCGCAAAGGTTTTCATTTTTGATTCTTTAAATGTTAGTGCGGGGCTTGCTCTTTTTATTTTAAGAGCGATAGAGCTAAACGGAGAAAAAAGAGATTGTGGCGAAATTATAAAGAAACTAAAAAATTTAATTCCCAATATTTATTTGTATGGCGTTGTTGAAGATCCGAAATGGTTAGAATCTGGCGGGAGAATGAGTCATTCTCAGGCTGTTTGGGTAAAAAGAATGCAAAAAATAGGTATTCGTCCTTTAATCACGGTGAAGAAAGGAAAGATTGAAAAAGGAGGAATTTGTTTTGGAGTTAAGGATTTATCAACAGCTGTTTTTAAGAAAATAAAAAGAACCTCAAGAAAAGCAAGAAGTTCGGGTAAGAAGATAAGAGTAATCATTAATCACTGCGATAACAAAG
This sequence is a window from Candidatus Paceibacterota bacterium. Protein-coding genes within it:
- a CDS encoding 2-oxoacid:acceptor oxidoreductase family protein; translated protein: MLQIRIHGRGGQGGKTAAEILATGAIRSDKYAKSFPEFGPERTGAPVQYYTKISNEEIKSNQPIIDPDVVVVLDDTLIGLVNFTDGLKEKGILVFNSSMPEEKIKENFGKYKIFVVDATKISFDLFQKNLPNVPMLGSILKATNVLDLDTIKEEVKEKFSFLPEDILEKNIKALEKGYNQIHPIK
- the acs gene encoding acetate--CoA ligase — encoded protein: MLTKKGGLYFPSSDFKKRAIIKNKEIYKKSLKNPIKFWEEAANEILWQKKWNKTFSHKPPYFSWFSGGKLNITENALDRNLAERRNKVALIWEPEPFEETPRILTYYELYRAVNRCANALRKMGVKKGDRVGIYLPMIPEVLISMLACARIGAVHTVVFSAFSSQALQVRLQDTGAKLLITADGYYRSGQVIDLKKNADEGIKKTKVKKVIVVKRAGNNVSIKKGKDYWWKDLMKGESDYCEPVQMDSEDLQFILYTSGSTGKPKGIVHTCGGFTVQAYLTSKLIFDLRDDDIFWSTADIGWITGHTYSCYGPLLNGATFVLFEGLPNWPYPERWCDVIEEHGVTTFYTAPTAIRMFQKQIKKIKQKLQTLQIIVSVGEPINEKAWNWYFEEVGKKNCPLLDTWWQTETGGILVTSLPGIGPFKPTFTGLPLPGVKIDILDDKGKSLPKNKEGNLVILPPFTPGMLRGVYKNHKKYVETYWAEYGDKIYFTSDGAYRDKDGLVRIVGRVDDVIKVAGHRVSTGEIENAITKNKHFIECAVVGMPDEIKGEVPVAFVVLSSKGGPALGWKDIKVSEELKKEVTGEVMKSIGPISLPKEIYFVPDLPKTRSGKIMRRILKRFFTGEELGDLSTLANPEIVATIKKIVGIK
- a CDS encoding small multi-drug export protein, which gives rise to MIFPPEFLVFLLAMAPISELRGAIPTGVAIFGLSFWKVFCIAFFGNLIPVALILLFLEPVSKFLRKNSKFFDRFFNWLFEKTRKKVSPKIKNYEKLGLTLFVAIPLPITGGWTGAVAAFLLGLPFKVAFPLITIGVFIAGVIVSILTLSGVAIGEVFGWVTFVLAILVILFFYFLYKLITKK
- a CDS encoding glycosyltransferase family 4 protein, producing the protein MKICFVSAHPMTYPGGVQNHILALKKEYEKRGHEVKIIYAKDKSSKNGKKDEILFGRSVYLPGNASKANLSLEFNTRNIKKNLEKEDFDVLHFQNFGIFLPWQVLRASRKIKGKRALNVLTLHAFWDASRMLKILSGFFSSYFLPKFDALITVSEPVSKQIRYNGISEIIPNGIDLKNFSPEGEKIKKFCDDKINILFVGRIEERKGLIYLLKAFEILKAKYKDIRLIVVGDGFDRKKMERFAEYRKIQDVFFEGEATNEELPRYYRTADICCFPAIFGEAFGIVLLEAMASGKPVVAFSNAGYKEVLVAKGKDFLVEPKNIKGLSEKLERLIQNKELRESLGNWGRIEAEKYSWLKIASKSLNFYDKVIKSKSQ
- a CDS encoding DegV family protein gives rise to the protein MDNITKKELRKMIFFSQERIEKNKEKINKINVFPVPDQDTGGNLAKTLGGIKESIENKKFKDLDELANAALDGALEAAQGNAGVIYTGFLAGFLPAFQNRNPINAEKLSTAMREGAIKARQSIQDPKDGTILDVIDAAAETIEKESKKDKDIVSLFKKATKMANEALLATRDKMEVFKKANVVDAGGLGYLIILESYVDALEGSELREEEERSSEKVRKFVQTISFRYEVVFLIKNQRIKREELANRLEKIGDSIEILEVQDKTKVHVHTDDPDEVKKIARDAGEIQNLRTEDIAKEVAGEISVKESSIGIVVEETSDMPQKIIDKYRLGFVNHIIDWPEGEKLSGDNIYQKMREADKKGIKSLPKTSQASPKKFRDIFQKEFKKLPKNAEIISISLSSKLSGAFNSANQAKQIMPNPAKVFIFDSLNVSAGLALFILRAIELNGEKRDCGEIIKKLKNLIPNIYLYGVVEDPKWLESGGRMSHSQAVWVKRMQKIGIRPLITVKKGKIEKGGICFGVKDLSTAVFKKIKRTSRKARSSGKKIRVIINHCDNKEEAEKLRKKLKEIKAEVPYINLVSPVIGVHVGPGTLIAAWTIIN